The stretch of DNA GttctttgtcaaaaaaaaaaaaaaaaaaaaaaacttattacTCTACAAGACTCGCATCACTTTGCAACCTTTTTTTCATCAACGAGCAAAATGATCGCAACTTAAAAAATTGCGACCGAAAGTACGACAATCGTTGAAAAGAAATAACCCAACAATCCAAAAGCAATGTATCCAGCCCAAGTTCTTTTTTTTCCCCAAAAAAAGCGTTTCTCATCCTCTCCATGGACTATTATTGACTCATTGCATGTTTGTCCGTATACTTCGTATATAAATTGTAAGACTTTGTTTACTTGAATACAAATTCTTACGGAGGAGTATTTAAGGTGGGAGTATTGTTTAAAGTTTAAATTTAAGACGGGTTAAATATCATATCAATTGTTTagataaaataaaaatagaattATTAGCAAAAGTCTCGTCTTATTTATGCGAgtaacatactccctcctattctttaTCTTCTTCTACATTGTTTTTTGGGGTGTTTTTAAGAGGAGTGAAATATGTGGAAGAAAATGGAGGAAAATGAAAGTAAGGGAGAAAATGTGGGATCACAAGTTATAAGAACCACAAATTATAgacaaataaggaaagtggaagatttttttgcaagtgtttggtaagtaggttatttggtcaaataaggtacctgaaatgaaatgctacctcaggtagcatttgaaaaatcaggtacctgaaatgacttattttccattttttacccctttattctatagTATTAAATagttttcatatccttttacgtcattttgccaaaatcaggtaccttttcagctagtttgccaaaaatatttttatataatcagagttaccttatcagctcctaattttcagctaccttatcagttaccttttcaggtttcaattaacttttcagttttcagctactttttcaggtttcagctaacttttcaggtagttttgccaaacagagcctaagagggagtactatttaaccCATTTTAATTTAAAGACAAATATATCCTTTTTAaaatagggttatttcataacaataatccatcataTTGGTGGTCTGTAATAATCActtcatcctatcaataatcccaattaaatccaacctaaacatcataccttctaataacgaactagctcatatttttttatgtttatgtgtatcaaataaaccaagttcttgattcatcacttgaaaatattacacataaacttcacatataccagctaggttgtccaaaaactatcaaatattccaacataaacttcaaaaaaatatgaactggttcgttattagaaggtatggtgtttaagttggatttaattgagattattgatatggtggagtgattattgcagactACTAATAgaatggattattgttatgaaataaccctttaAAATAGGGTAATGTTAACGGCACTACCATTTTTGTTAATGTCACTCAATTACAAGTCAATTATATGGGTGGCAATAACAAAAATAGTAGTGGCGTTATCATCGCCCTTAAAATAAACTAattacaataggtcttggtatagacgggtgagaCGAAAAGACGGGTAAAGacctaataaaatgggtaggggggacaaggtggggcacccccatgtacttctcactttatggcaaatgagtattttgtgaggagaaatggtatccgtctatacgtatagacggatagtgtcgtctataatgagaatttgtgaactaATTATTGCTTTAAATCTTGAATTGAGACAGATTGTATTTCAAATCACAAGTAGCTTTCTGAGTGACTAGTGTTACAGTGTGAGTGAACACTGACTCATACTGGATCATTAGAGATGCTTAAATGCGGGAGGGCATAAATCCACGAGGGTAATATACTCTCCCACGGGATTTACAACCCTTTTACCCAAAAAGCCCTTTTAAAGTAGTGATAGCTCTTTTGTCTGTTGACTTTTCATAGGGCTATGCTGACAAGTGCTTTACAAATCCCGTGCGCCAGTATATTGGTCCCGTGAATATATGCACACCCTTAAATGCTTGATAGAACGTTCCACCTGTTATCGTCACACCAAATAAGCAATCCCTTTACCTATTTGGTTAATCGTTACGGATTCTCTTCATTACTTAAAAAGAAATGGATCTCCATTATTTTTAAACGGTTCAGATTAAATTTTTGAATGATCTAATGgttgtaattatttcataaaagtaaTGTTTAATGAATGAAAAGAGAATATATTAGAATAAGAGTGTACTAATTtttaacccgtgcaaaattgcacgagtATGTAATTTAATATTGTAGATTAGCAAGATTTATAAAAAACATAGTTACATTTTTTATGTTGATTTGAATTATAAATTACATATGTAATTACCAAGCGGGATGTAAAATACATGATGTCTTAAGTTTATTGTTCGAGTACTGATTAAATTATGATTTGTCCTCTTGATAGTTAAAGTATGAATACCTACTTAACATAGTAATCGAGAGACTGAATAAAAACCGAGAAATAAAAGGAAAGGAGATTTTTTTTATGAAGATTAACATCTTTTAATGAATTATGTGAATATGCGTgaaaattaattagtgattttgttgtttaaaagatttataattgacaaagttaaacaaTAAAGCATGTATTGTTAATATTTAACTTAGGTTgagagaaaatggagagaaaGTAACGGAGAGGATCCAAATTGCTGGTTAACGGATGCGACCCACATTAGAGTAACTACAATCTATTCTACTAATTAGTCTCAGtgtagacgggtatatccgtctaaagaTGTAAACAGGTCAAATAATCTCATGTTTGCATGAATAGTAACCCCTACCATttcacttgttgtttgtcttattatgtaagtggtcacatatttgacccgtctaaaAATTTTGAAGAATAgtatccgtctaaagtgagatttTGTGCTTTTCTACTATGACTTGCACATAACCTCCGTTTGGCAaagcatttcaggtacctgatttggtcaaagtagtttatttgaccaaaatttcaggtaccttattttttcgtaagcgtttggcaagtagcttatttaaccaaataagctacctgaaataaaatgctacctagagtagcatttgagatttcaggtaccttatttagtttgattttccgtttttaccctttaaatctatactattaaataattatcatatccttttacgtcattttatcaaaatcagttaccttttcagttagtttgccaaacatttttttatataatcaaatACCTTATCAGtttctaattttcagctaccttatcagttaccttttcaggtttcagttaacttttcagttttcagctaacTTTTCaggttttcagctaccttttcaggtttcagctaccttttcagctactCTTTTAGACCACAGATTCTATATTTCATCTATCAAAATCGTTTATATGCCTTTGATTCAAGTATCTTTCATAAATACTCCGTATGAGTAATaaagaaaataaacaaataaataagtgTCTCTCACCATTTATGCTGCCTTAACTAACTCTACGTGTGTTAACAaagtttctctctctatctctagaGAGTTTCTCTCTAATTGAGAGTTCTTACCCTCTGGGTTTTGTCCACCGCCAAATTTTTCTGTTCTGTAGCCGACACAACTCCGACAGCTTCATCCACCATCCCGTTATCTTTCATCCTCGCCAAACCCCTTTATCAACTTGCTTATCCCCTCTGCCAAACTCCCCAATTTGCTAGATGGCCTATCCCTTTTGCTGCCTTGTTTTGGACACGCGTCGGTGCTCTGTCCGGTCTGTTGCCACGTAGAGCTCCGGCCAACCCTTTGTCTCCTGTTTCCACCTATATATACATTTCTACGCTTTTTAATTCCTCCCCAGAGCTTAACCTTCATATTTTCCCTGTTTTATATACCTAAACACATCACCATGGCTTCTTCCTCCTCCACCGCCCCTTGTCGGGCTGGTGTGAATATAAAACTACCACCTCACCTTTGTGTTGACCTCACGGGATTGGATTTCAATAGGGTTCTAACTGCCCGGTTTATTGACCAGAGATATCTGGATGTTGACAGGATTTTATACCTGATTGGTATCAACTGGAGGCTAAATGGGTCGATTTCGATTCGACCCATGAAACCTTATTACTTGTTTTCTTTTTCATCTATGGCTGATTACAAGTACTTCCGCAAGCGTCAAACTGTCAATCTTGATGGTAGTTTAATGGTGCTTCGTCCGTGCTCTGCAACTTCTTTCCCGGATAATATGCTCTTTCATATTGTCCCTGTTTGGGTTCGTGTCCTGCATCTTCCGTTTCATCTGATGCACTCCTCTGTTGCTGCTTACCTGTTGTCTCATGTGGGAGACATTTGCGAGGAGGAGGTTGTAAACTCTTTAACACCCTCTCGATGCTTTGTTAGAGTAAAGGTCTGGGTGGACCTTTCGAAACCATTGATCCCTGGTTGTTACTTGGAGATTGATGATCGTACTCATCAGTGGATTGGGTTTTCTTACGAGGGCGTGTTCAGATTTTGTAAAACTTGTGGAGAAGTGGGTCATCGCGTATCCTTTTGTCCGTCTGGGAAGATTCACGGTGCTCGCCGGATTCGTGCCCGTATGGAGGAGCTTAGTGCAAGTGGGTTAATGGTTCTCCATGGCCCACCTGGTTCGCGTTTTTACACGCCGGAGATTATGGGCTTACCTTCAAGAGTGAAGTACTTGACCTCCAGAATTGATATCGCTGAACCTGATGAGTCTGCTCAAGTTGATTCAGGCGGAGATTCACCAGTTTTTTCgttttcttcttcaccttctgaCAATGGAGGGGATGAGGAAGCTCCTTTCGCTGCGCCACCGCCTGCTTTTATGGTCCATGAAGATGAATCTCGAGAAGTTCTGCTTGAGTCTCACCCTTTGAGGCGCTCTCTCCCTGATCTTAATGGAGCATCGACCTCTGTTGTTCCTGTTTCCCCGAGTTTTCGTATGACAGCTCCTGAAATGGACTTGGATCCTATCATGGATCTTGGTCTGCCTGAACCGGTTACTCCCCCACGTCATGTGGATGTGGGCATCCTTTTTCGTGACCCTTTGGTTGCTGGGCCTAGCTCTGGGTCTGGTAATTTCGTTCCTATGGACTCGTCTGGTAGGAAATTGAAATTTGTTTTTAAGCGCAAGGTAAACTATGAGCTGCATCACTTGAGTTGTCCACGATTTAAACGATCTTTTCGTCTGCTTTTATGGACTTAACCTTGGATTCGTCCTTGTCTGTCCTTGAACCACGAGCACTCCCCCCTGAGTGTCTTTTTGTTTTCCTGGGTTTACCGGGTTTCAGTTACACAAAACCTAAATCGCCGGATTTAGTTCAGCTTACTGGTGTTTGTGGGCCGAATAAACGCAAATTTATGAGCTCGGATTCGGCCCTGGAGTTTTGTTCCTATAAACGTCTTAAATGTTCTGTTGACAGTGTGTGGGGTTTCCATTTTTCGTCGCTAACTGTTTTTTCGTCTCTTTTCCTGTCTTCTCACAGCGCTGAAGATAGGACGGATCGTTTAGGTCAGGTGGTGGGCCTTAAGTCACCACCAGGGTACCAATGACTATCTTTTGTTGGAATTGTAGGGGCTTTGGGGAAGCGGATGATCCTACAATTCCGTATCTACATCAGTGTGTCCTTAAATATCATCCGCTGGTTTTGTTTTTGCAAGAGACTCATACTAATGTCGACATAGCAACAACGAAGACTCACCATCTTGGTTATCCTAACTTCTTTGGGGTGGACTCTTTTGGTCGTAGTGGTGGTCTTCTTTTGTACTGGGATGACTCTGTAGATATACAAGTTATAAGTAGTTGCCCCCGTTTTATTTTTTGTAAATTGGGCATAGTTGTAAATCAAGCTGTTTTTAAAGATATGTATGTAATGTTCCTGTATGGGGAACCTGTTTTCCAATATAGGTCTTTTCAATGGGATAATATTTCTAATGAAATCTCTGGTTGCTCTCCTTTTCTGGTTATTGGCGATTTCAATCAAGTGGAGTTACATTCGGACAAACTTGGTGGATCTTTAACAATAAGAGGTCAAGCTGAGTTTACAGCGTGGAAAATTCATAACAATCTCGTGGATATTCCTTTCTTTGGTCCTCGTTTTACCTGGATGAATGGCCAACTTGCTAACAACTGTATTATGGAACGCCTTGATCGTGCATATGCAACCCAAGATTGGATTGATCTTTTTCCCGCTTCCTCGGTTCTTCACTTACCTATTCTTATTTCAGATCACTCGCCAATTATGCTACGTTTTCTACCGCAACCAAAATCGCGTAAAAGGCCATACCGTCTTGATAACTGGTGTCTTCAAATTCCGGAGGTGATGACCCTTGTATCTAATGCATGGAATACTCCAGTTTATGGTTCCTCTTCTTATGTCCTATCCCGAAAGTTAGCTGCTGCTCGTTTTGCTATTCTGAATTGGGTTATTCGACACCGCATCTGCTATGGTATAAATTGGTCTTCACTTGAATGTGATCTTCTTCAAGCATCTACTTCTCTTTCGGACTCTGATGACGCCCTTTTGTACCACAACCTGCGATCTTCCCACCTTCATCTGCTCTCCAAGCAACATAGTTACTGGATTCAGCGAAACAAGACACGTAAAGAAATTCTGGACGGCCTTCCGACCCGTTTTTTGTTTAACCGTGTTAAGCAACGATCTTCCAAGCAAAGACTGATTTCTCTTCGCACTTCTGATGGAACATGGATTAATGACCCTATTGAAATAGAAGCGGAGATTTGTTCTTATTTTCGATCTATTTTGGGAGGTCAGCAGTCGTCTCCCGCTGAAAAGTTTCAGTCCACAGCAGATTTTCTTGATGACCTGGATGTTCCTTCCCTTTCGCCGGCCGACTGTTCTATTCTCTCTACTCCTTTCACAGAGACTGATGTTCTCCGAGTGATTCGTAGTATGGATGGTTCGAAATCACCTGGCCCGGATGGTATTACTCCCCGATTTTATCAGGTTTTCTGGCCTCAGATTGGTCATCTTGTAACTTCGGCAATCTTGCATTTTCTCAATTCTGGAGTAATGTTGAAGGAATAGAACCAGACACATATTATACTCATTCCGAAGGTGGAACACCCTGAGTTGCTAACCCAGTATCGGCCTATTAGTCTTTGTAATGTTATCTACCGTATTGCATCAAAATGCCTGGCGAATAGGCTTAAGCTGGTAATTCCATCTATTGTATCTGACTCGCAACAAGCTTTTGTCCCTGGACGCCTGATGACGGACAGCTGCCTTGTCGCTCATGAGGTGCTGCACTATATTAACAAAACAACAAAAGGTTCAAACTGTTTTGCTGTGCTTAAGCTTGACATGAACAAGGCCTTTGATCGTGTTTCGTGGAGTTTCCTCATGTTGATTATGAAGCGTATGGGTTTCCCAATTTTATGGCGAAATATTATTTGGGAATGTGTGTCTACAATCTCTTATAGGGTTCTTATTAATGGCGAACCGTCGGAATCTTTCCGATCAGAGTGTGGTCTTCGTCAAGGGGATCCTCTGTCTCCCTACCTTTTTATTATGTGTATGAAAATTCTGTCTCGACAGCTGATCAGAGCTGAAAAAGTTGGCTCCTTGACTGGCATCAAGATTTCAAGATATGCACCAACGCTTTCGCACTTATTCTATGCGGATGATGCTTTTCTATGTTGCAAGGCAACACCTTTGTCCTTTGAGACTTTACGGGATATTTTCAAGGACTTCGAAGCGTTTTCGGGTCAGATGATTAATTTCAGTAAGTCCTATATCAAGTTTAGTCCGAATACACCTGCGGACTTCCGAGAGCATCTGACTTCGATTTTGAAGATGGCTCATGTTCCCACTTTTGGTACCTATTTGGGAGTTCCTATTGATATCCCTCGCAAGAGGTATGCGCTTTTTCTTCCTTTTGTTGATACTCTCACTACTCGCATTTCATCCTGGTTTGCTCTCCATCTCAGCCAACCAAGTAAATTGATAGTTATTTCGGCAATTTTGCTTGCTTCTTTGAATCACGTCTTCTCTACGGTTCCTATTCCTATCGGTGTGTGTCGCAAGATAGATGCCTTGCTGACGGCTTTTTGGTGGCGAAATGACTGGAATAAGCAGTCTATTCACTGGACTTCCAAAAGTATACTGCAAGCGCCAAAGGAATATGGTGGTCTTGGTTTCAAAAATACCCATCTGCTCAGCCAGGCTTTGCTTCTTAAGAATTTTTGGCGTATCCATACACAGCCAACCACGTTTTTGGCAAGATATATGGCCCCGAAGTATGCCCGAGACTTGCCTGTTCCTCTGGCAACCTCTCGAGTATCTCAACCATCTTTTATCTGGTCCGGCATTTGCAAGGTTGTTTCCGCGGCTAACAATGGTATTTGCTGGAAACTTGGTAATGGACGTTTACTTGACCTTTGGTCAAGTCGTTGGATTAATGGTAAGCAGCCATTTGGCACCGCTCCAGTTCCAGAGCCTTCACCATCTCTCTCTGATTTCTTGCTGGAATCCGGTGACTGGAATCCGTCTATGGTTTTCCGTTACTTCTCCTCTATTTGTGCAAAGGAAATTATTGCTTTGGAACCACCAGCTCAGAATTTTGATGACTTTCTCTACTGGAAATATACAGAGGATGGCTCATATTCGGTAAAATCAGGTTATTCGCTCCTATGGTCTGAATCTTCAGCTGCCCGCTGCATCCGATCTTTTGTCCATACCTTTCCTTGGAAACAAGTGTGGCAAAAAGAAATTCCACCAAAGATCTCAATTATGTTATGGCGTCTTGCTCATAATATTATGTCAACAAATGATAATTTAATATCTAAATATGTGCCGGTTGACTCAATGTGTACTCTCTGTCATTCATCCCCTGAAACAGAAGAGCACTTATTCCGTTCATGTGAAGCTGCCCAACATGTTTGGAAAGCATCCGCCCTTGGGATTAACGCCATAGCTAACCCTTCTATTTCCTTTATATCTTGGGTTGGAGACTTCTTGTCTTATCTTCACAGACAATCTTTGGTGCCTAATCAAAGGTGGCTCCTGCTTCACTTTTGTTGTGTTCTCCAGGCCATTTGGACTACTCGCAATGCCGTGATTTTTCGAAATCACAACGGTGACCCTGCAGTTACCTGTCGACTCATTGAGGATCTACTGCACTCACATGTGCAATTTTCCAAGGTACGTCCTACACAGTTGCACCCCTCTAATGAAGTTGTTGCACCATGTGTTGTCACAGCTGCATCTTCGCCTCAACGGAGTGCGATTTCTTTTTCTGTTTCCACACGCTACGTCCCACGAACAAACTGTTTCAGTTACTGCATCATCAGTACCGAGTTGGACTATTCCAAGTCAAGTGTTGTTCGCGCAAGTTCGTCTTTTGACGCTTCCACCAGGACCCTTCTATGTGCTATGCGCTATGCCCATTCTCTGGGCCTGAGTTCGGTTTGTTTCTTAGTACCTTGTTGTAAACTATCTGCAGTTCTGGCAACCTCTTTGCCAGTCCCAATTAGTGTGCGGCATTCCTTTCGGGAAATCCGTgctttgtttgtaatttatccttACTGGTCTGTACGCCTGGCAACAGGCTAACTCTGTATACTAGCTGTGCTTCTTTAATATATTTCAGTTtattattgtcaaaaaaaaaaaaaaaaaaaaaaaactaactctACGTCCAATTAGGATTCTCTTCATTttctttctctccattttctctcacaaacccatttaataatattatacTCTCCATACTCTATTTTTTTTTGGTGCTTACTCTCCATATTCTATTAATCCTTTATTTCTATGCATAAATAGTGAAATGTTCGATGTTGATAGAATTCAGTCTCGTCCGTTGATAAAAAATGGACTCGGATTTTTACTCATTTGCATCCACCCCTTGTGCATTCGGCTAGAACGAGGCTATTTGATGAGTAATTTTACGTATAAGAAGGTGTTTCAAGATACTTAGCTCTAGACTCTATTAATGGTAAGTTCAAAACGGATAACTTGTACAATTCGACATAATAAATAACAGTAATCAATAATTTTATTGATAAAATAATGGGTGCTTAACCAATAATAGAAGTGTTATTTTATAGTACTATAAAACGTtcttattctataatttataGCTCCAACTTATCTAAACTTGTTAACAATAGCAATAGAAGAAACTTTATATTAAGTTCTTCTTATAccatatcatattttattagtTCCAATGTTTAAGAACTTTTGTCTACAATagatagacctggcaaaacgggtcaacgggtcagATTCGGGTCGtgccaattcgggtcgggtcaattcgggtctgtcgttgagttcgggttaattcgggtcgggacgggtcttttcgggtttcgggtctgttacgggtttgttgtcgggtctgtttcgggtccagcgggtcgggttgtttcgggtcggatcattttcgggtcaatgaataatagagaaatagccatctcaagtcttttcggttcaattagagttgtattttgtcgggtcattttcaggtttggtggtttcggatcgggtcattttcgggtcgggccagtacgggtcaagaaagctcgaGTCATGTTCGGGCCGGGTcgagtcaattcgggttttcgggtcacattcgggtgatgtagttcgggtcacttcgggtctcgggttagttttttcgggtcgggtcaatcgggtcgggttgcttttgccaggtctaacaaTAGATGACATTTGTATAAAGTTCTTAAatgaaaaatataaaataagtaaATGTTTATTTGTATAAACTTTTTAATTTGAGTTCTTGATGACAACCCCAAGAATAAGAACCCACTATTGCTATGCTAAAGCTGCATTTATTATACCAAAAATCTAGTTATTTTTAGAAATCCTAGATAAACTCGATCTTCACACGTCTGAACCAACTATAACGACAATGTCTGGTACTTTGTCAATCCCGGTAAATTGTTATTTATTAATTTTGGGACCAAAAACCATGAAAGAAAAGTGTGCGATTTTGAACTACACAAAACATATAACCCCATAAGAAATATGCCTTAAAAAAAGTTATTCCCTCCGTTTCATAATATAAGCCGTTttagaaaaaaatcaaaatttctaTTTATATGTAGTTTTAGATTTTCTAATGTattacatgttttttttttcatttttcatttccaAAGCACAAACAATTAGGAAAAAAAGAGGTGACATAAGCCATTTTATTCAAAGAGCATTTATAACAcctaattgatttttttttttttttggtgaaatgtaagtaaTCTCATTAAGCTCAAACCAAGGATACAAGATACAGCATAACTTAGTTTAGAATACAATTGATCCAATCCCTATCACTAGCTCTTACAACCTTACTTAATTGGGACCTAATCCTGATTTTCATCAGGTTTTTACACTGAGTAAACAGAACAGTAGGTCGTATCAAAACACCCTCTAACCGTGCAGAATTACGTTGCTGCCAAACTGCATAATTAACAGCCATGAAGACTGCTAAGCATATAGTCTTCTTGCACCTGCGACCAATTCCTCCTACCAGTCCAGATAAGAGAGTTCCCCTGAGGTTTAGGAATCTTTAGCCACGCACAGATCAGCTCCAGTATCTCAAGGACGTACTGACAGTGTTGGAACAGATGAGTAACATTCTCAGAATCAGCTAGGCAAATGCAGCACAAATCATCAGGACTAATCCCAATCCTTTGCAGCTTCTCTTTTGTGTTCAGAGCATTCCTCATAATAAGCCAGTTTA from Silene latifolia isolate original U9 population chromosome 10, ASM4854445v1, whole genome shotgun sequence encodes:
- the LOC141607388 gene encoding uncharacterized protein LOC141607388, which produces MASSSSTAPCRAGVNIKLPPHLCVDLTGLDFNRVLTARFIDQRYLDVDRILYLIGINWRLNGSISIRPMKPYYLFSFSSMADYKYFRKRQTVNLDGSLMVLRPCSATSFPDNMLFHIVPVWVRVLHLPFHLMHSSVAAYLLSHVGDICEEEVVNSLTPSRCFVRVKVWVDLSKPLIPGCYLEIDDRTHQWIGFSYEGVFRFCKTCGEVGHRVSFCPSGKIHGARRIRARMEELSASGLMVLHGPPGSRFYTPEIMGLPSRVKYLTSRIDIAEPDESAQVDSGGDSPVFSFSSSPSDNGGDEEAPFAAPPPAFMVHEDESREVLLESHPLRRSLPDLNGASTSVVPVSPSFRMTAPEMDLDPIMDLGLPEPVTPPRHVDVGILFRDPLVAGPSSGSGNFVPMDSSGRKLKFVFKRKCVGGFGEADDPTIPYLHQCVLKYHPLVLFLQETHTNVDIATTKTHHLGYPNFFGVDSFGRSGGLLLYWDDSVDIQVISSCPRFIFCKLGIVVNQAVFKDMYVMFLYGEPVFQYRSFQWDNISNEISGCSPFLVIGDFNQVELHSDKLGGSLTIRGQAEFTAWKIHNNLVDIPFFGPRFTWMNGQLANNCIMERLDRAYATQDWIDLFPASSVLHLPILISDHSPIMLRFLPQPKSRKRPYRLDNWCLQIPEVMTLVSNAWNTPVYGSSSYVLSRKLAAARFAILNWVIRHRICYGINWSSLECDLLQASTSLSDSDDALLYHNLRSSHLHLLSKQHSYWIQRNKTRKEILDGLPTRFLFNRVKQRSSKQRLISLRTSDGTWINDPIEIEAEICSYFRSILGGQQSSPAEKFQSTADFLDDLDVPSLSPADCSILSTPFTETDVLRVIRSMDGSKSPGPDGITPRFYQVFWPQIGHLVEHPELLTQYRPISLCNVIYRIASKCLANRLKLVIPSIVSDSQQAFVPGRLMTDSCLVAHEVLHYINKTTKGSNCFAVLKLDMNKAFDRVSWSFLMLIMKRMGFPILWRNIIWECVSTISYRVLINGEPSESFRSECGLRQGDPLSPYLFIMCMKILSRQLIRAEKVGSLTGIKISRYAPTLSHLFYADDAFLCCKATPLSFETLRDIFKDFEAFSGQMINFSKSYIKFSPNTPADFREHLTSILKMAHVPTFGTYLGVPIDIPRKRYALFLPFVDTLTTRISSWFALHLSQPSKLIVISAILLASLNHVFSTVPIPIGVCRKIDALLTAFWWRNDWNKQSIHWTSKSILQAPKEYGGLGFKNTHLLSQALLLKNFWRIHTQPTTFLARYMAPKYARDLPVPLATSRVSQPSFIWSGICKVVSAANNGICWKLGNGRLLDLWSSRWINGKQPFGTAPVPEPSPSLSDFLLESGDWNPSMVFRYFSSICAKEIIALEPPAQNFDDFLYWKYTEDGSYSVKSGYSLLWSESSAARCIRSFVHTFPWKQVWQKEIPPKISIMLWRLAHNIMSTNDNLISKYVPVDSMCTLCHSSPETEEHLFRSCEAAQHVWKASALGINAIANPSISFISWVGDFLSYLHRQSLVPNQRWLLLHFCCVLQAIWTTRNAVIFRNHNGDPAVTCRLIEDLLHSHVQFSKVRPTQLHPSNEVVAPCVVTAASSPQRSAISFSVSTRYVPRTNCFSYCIISTELDYSKSSVVRASSSFDASTRTLLCAMRYAHSLGLSSVCFLVPCCKLSAVLATSLPVPISVRHSFREIRALFVIYPYWSVRLATG